From a single Cyclobacterium marinum DSM 745 genomic region:
- a CDS encoding LptE family protein translates to MTFNKICLYFFCLTVLFSACKVEYSFTGTTLDYNVTNTFSVANFFNDSGGGPANMGQLFTEDLKDYFQRNTQLELIQNNGDLQFSGAITGYTISPQATVSSTNANQPDRAGQMRVTIRVEVEFVNTKNEEENTKKTFSYFQDYDPSSTTLLEVESELVETIFEGIIQDIFTSTVANW, encoded by the coding sequence ATGACATTCAATAAAATCTGCTTATACTTTTTTTGTTTAACAGTCTTGTTTTCAGCCTGTAAAGTAGAATACAGTTTTACAGGTACCACACTTGATTATAATGTTACGAATACTTTCTCGGTCGCTAATTTCTTCAATGATTCAGGAGGAGGGCCTGCCAATATGGGGCAATTGTTTACGGAAGACCTAAAGGATTATTTCCAACGAAACACACAACTGGAATTGATACAGAATAATGGTGACCTGCAATTTTCAGGGGCTATTACGGGTTATACCATCAGTCCTCAGGCAACAGTTTCCAGTACCAACGCGAATCAACCTGATAGGGCCGGTCAAATGCGTGTTACCATTCGAGTGGAAGTAGAATTTGTCAACACAAAAAACGAAGAAGAAAACACGAAAAAAACCTTCTCTTATTTTCAGGACTATGACCCAAGCAGTACCACTCTCTTGGAAGTTGAATCAGAATTGGTAGAAACTATTTTTGAAGGTATCATACAGGATATTTTCACTTCCACTGTGGCCAATTGGTAA
- a CDS encoding sigma-54 interaction domain-containing protein, whose product MISISASEILSIKQRFGIIGNSPLLNHAIQVAMQAAPTEMTVLVTGESGSGKESFSKIIHALSKRKHGKFIAINCGAIPEGTIDSELFGHEKGSFTGAHEARKGYFEVTDGGSIFLDEIGEMPLGTQARLLRVLENGEFIKVGSSKVLKTDVRVIAATNVNLLNAVEKGKFREDLYYRLNTVPIFVPPLRQRGEDIALLFRKFSTDFSEKYLVKPITLSQDARDLLLTFPFPGNIRQLKNLAEQISLLEQEREVDAETLIKYLPKEKSSLPASIQGKNDKKESFSDFSEREILYKVLFDMKKDMTDLKKLILESYHSGGLDQNIMKKHQNLFDDMESTNQYEESNTPSKNLPLVLESLGAKKEIKEEAEIGRKNYQEDIIEDIIHEEDDHSLSLEKKEKELITKALKKHHNKRKYAAMDLGISERTLYRKIKQYDIQ is encoded by the coding sequence ATGATCTCTATCAGTGCTTCAGAAATTTTGAGTATTAAACAAAGGTTTGGGATAATTGGAAATAGTCCATTATTAAATCATGCCATTCAGGTAGCCATGCAAGCTGCACCTACAGAAATGACGGTATTGGTAACCGGTGAAAGTGGCAGTGGTAAAGAATCTTTTTCTAAAATTATTCATGCACTGAGCAAACGAAAGCATGGCAAATTCATAGCAATAAACTGCGGGGCCATACCGGAAGGAACGATTGATTCTGAATTATTTGGACATGAAAAAGGCTCTTTTACCGGTGCTCACGAGGCAAGAAAAGGTTATTTTGAAGTCACAGACGGTGGATCAATTTTCTTGGATGAAATTGGGGAAATGCCTCTAGGCACCCAAGCCCGCTTATTGCGTGTGTTAGAAAATGGTGAGTTTATCAAAGTTGGTTCTTCAAAAGTATTAAAGACGGATGTTCGTGTAATTGCAGCCACCAACGTCAACCTATTAAATGCAGTAGAAAAAGGGAAATTTAGGGAAGACTTGTATTATAGATTAAACACTGTTCCCATTTTTGTCCCACCTTTACGACAAAGAGGAGAAGATATCGCCTTGCTATTTAGGAAGTTTTCTACCGATTTCTCTGAAAAATACTTGGTAAAACCCATTACCCTTTCCCAAGATGCCAGAGATTTACTTTTAACCTTTCCTTTTCCTGGAAATATCCGGCAATTGAAAAATTTAGCCGAGCAAATTTCGTTATTGGAGCAGGAAAGGGAAGTTGATGCAGAAACGCTAATCAAGTATTTACCTAAGGAAAAAAGCAGTTTACCGGCATCAATTCAAGGGAAAAATGATAAGAAAGAATCATTTTCTGACTTTTCTGAGCGAGAGATTTTGTACAAAGTCCTTTTTGACATGAAAAAGGACATGACAGATTTAAAAAAATTAATTTTAGAATCCTATCATTCTGGAGGACTGGACCAAAACATTATGAAAAAACATCAAAATCTTTTTGATGATATGGAATCAACCAACCAGTATGAAGAGAGTAACACACCATCCAAAAATCTACCGCTTGTTTTGGAATCTTTAGGAGCAAAAAAAGAAATAAAGGAAGAAGCAGAGATTGGAAGAAAAAATTATCAGGAGGATATCATTGAAGACATTATACACGAGGAAGATGATCATTCACTTTCTTTGGAGAAAAAGGAAAAGGAATTAATTACCAAAGCCCTAAAAAAACACCATAATAAAAGAAAATATGCAGCGATGGATTTGGGCATTTCAGAAAGGACATTATATCGGAAGATCAAACAATATGACATTCAATAA
- the miaB gene encoding tRNA (N6-isopentenyl adenosine(37)-C2)-methylthiotransferase MiaB encodes MENIIKDIDIISGEEAKTCDFKVTAEENTGKSRRLYIESYGCQMNFSDSEIVASIMKETGFDTTSDYKNADVIFLNTCSIRDKAEQTVRKRLSQFNQIKGANPELKIGVLGCMAERLKEKLLEEEKLVDMVVGPDAYRDLPNLVGQVEEGQKGINTFLSREETYADISPVRLNSNGVSAFISIMRGCDNMCSFCVVPFTRGRERSRDPYSITKEAQELFDNGYKEVTLLGQNVDSYKWSPQENNKARLNKKEAEITEVVHFSDLLEMVAKVNPKLRVRFSTSHPKDITDEVLYTMKRYDNICKYIHLPVQSGNSRILELMNRTYDRDWYLNRVEKIREILGEDCGISSDMIAGFCSETEEEHQDTLSIMDIVQYDFSYMFYYSERPGTLAAKKYPDDIPLTVKKRRLQEIIDKQSSLSMVRHKREIGQIQEVLVEGISKRSTEQLKAKNSANKVVIIPKGDLRIGDYVKVKITDCTSATLFGEIIN; translated from the coding sequence ATGGAAAATATTATTAAAGATATCGATATCATCAGTGGGGAGGAGGCAAAAACCTGTGATTTTAAGGTAACAGCTGAAGAAAATACAGGTAAATCGAGGCGGTTGTACATCGAAAGCTATGGTTGTCAAATGAATTTTTCAGATAGTGAGATTGTCGCCTCTATCATGAAAGAAACAGGATTTGATACAACTTCAGATTATAAAAATGCAGATGTCATATTTCTAAATACCTGCTCCATAAGGGACAAGGCAGAACAGACTGTCCGCAAAAGGTTAAGTCAATTTAACCAAATCAAAGGTGCCAATCCTGAATTGAAAATTGGGGTATTGGGATGCATGGCAGAGCGATTGAAAGAAAAGCTATTAGAGGAAGAGAAGTTGGTTGACATGGTGGTAGGGCCGGATGCTTACCGTGATTTACCCAATCTGGTTGGGCAAGTCGAAGAAGGGCAAAAAGGGATCAACACCTTTTTATCCAGAGAAGAAACCTATGCCGATATTTCTCCTGTTCGCCTCAACTCAAACGGTGTGAGTGCCTTTATTTCTATCATGAGGGGCTGTGACAATATGTGTTCATTTTGTGTAGTCCCTTTTACCCGAGGCAGAGAAAGGAGTCGTGACCCCTATTCGATAACCAAAGAAGCCCAGGAATTATTTGACAATGGGTACAAAGAAGTTACCCTTCTGGGGCAGAATGTAGACAGTTACAAGTGGTCTCCTCAAGAAAACAATAAAGCCAGGCTCAATAAAAAAGAGGCAGAAATTACTGAAGTCGTTCATTTTTCTGACTTGTTGGAAATGGTTGCCAAAGTTAACCCAAAACTTAGGGTAAGATTTTCTACCTCTCATCCCAAGGATATCACAGACGAGGTTTTGTATACCATGAAGCGATACGACAATATTTGTAAATACATTCATTTACCTGTGCAAAGTGGTAATAGCAGGATCTTGGAATTGATGAATAGGACCTATGATCGCGACTGGTATCTCAACAGGGTTGAGAAAATCCGTGAAATTCTGGGTGAGGATTGTGGCATATCTTCCGACATGATCGCAGGTTTTTGTTCAGAGACAGAAGAAGAACATCAAGATACTCTCAGCATAATGGACATTGTTCAATATGATTTCTCTTATATGTTCTATTATTCAGAGCGACCCGGCACCTTGGCAGCGAAAAAATATCCTGATGATATTCCATTAACAGTAAAAAAACGCAGGTTGCAAGAGATCATAGATAAACAAAGTAGTTTATCAATGGTGCGACATAAAAGAGAGATAGGCCAAATCCAAGAAGTACTGGTGGAAGGGATTTCCAAAAGATCAACAGAACAGTTAAAAGCGAAAAATTCAGCAAACAAAGTGGTGATTATTCCAAAAGGTGATTTGAGGATTGGCGACTATGTCAAGGTGAAAATCACGGATTGCACTTCTGCTACCTTATTTGGAGAAATCATCAATTGA
- a CDS encoding catalase: protein MAEENKHNKLTTASGRIYVENENSKTVGPRGPILLEDYILHEKMAHFNRERIPERVVHAKGSGAFGTFTVTNDISAYTKAKVFNKIGKKTKVFLRFSTVGGEKGSPDTERDPRGFAVKFYTEDGNWDLVGNNTPVFFIKDPKKFSDFIHTQKRDPYTNCKSPTMMWDYWSLTPESLHQVLILMSDRGTPVGYRHMNGYGSHTFSMINAKNEKTYVKYHFKTAQGIKNLTDEEAAQMKAKDLDFSQRDLVESIDKGDFPKWNMKIQVMTPEQAKKVDFNPFDLTKVWPHSEFPLIDVGVLELNQNPDNYFQDVEQSAFAPAHLVDGLGYSPDKMLQGRLLSYPDAHRYRLGGNYEQIPVNRCPYAVNNYQRDGVMSVNGNGGRKPNYWPNSFDEVEVDKTYQEPSEQLEENIADWYDRNSKLGGNDHYSQPRALFRDVMSKEEQDNTIKNTIGAMSGVSGPKRDLIINRQLCHWFRMDEEFGARVAKGLGVDLNAVMSASSGSH, encoded by the coding sequence ATGGCAGAAGAAAACAAGCACAACAAACTTACGACAGCTTCAGGTAGAATCTATGTCGAAAACGAAAATTCAAAAACAGTTGGTCCCAGGGGACCGATTCTATTAGAAGATTATATACTCCACGAGAAGATGGCTCACTTTAATAGGGAGAGAATTCCGGAAAGAGTAGTTCATGCCAAAGGTTCGGGTGCATTTGGAACCTTTACTGTAACCAATGATATATCAGCCTATACCAAGGCAAAAGTTTTCAATAAAATAGGTAAAAAGACCAAAGTATTTCTTAGGTTCTCTACAGTTGGAGGAGAAAAGGGATCTCCGGATACGGAAAGAGATCCAAGGGGATTTGCAGTAAAATTTTATACCGAGGATGGCAATTGGGATCTTGTGGGAAACAATACTCCGGTTTTTTTCATAAAAGACCCTAAAAAGTTTTCAGATTTTATTCATACCCAAAAAAGAGATCCCTATACCAATTGCAAATCGCCTACCATGATGTGGGATTATTGGTCTTTGACTCCAGAATCCTTGCATCAAGTTTTAATTTTAATGAGTGATCGTGGGACTCCCGTAGGTTATAGACATATGAATGGCTATGGTTCACATACTTTTTCAATGATCAATGCAAAGAATGAAAAAACATATGTAAAGTATCACTTTAAAACCGCCCAAGGAATCAAGAACTTAACGGATGAAGAGGCGGCTCAGATGAAAGCCAAAGATTTGGATTTCTCACAAAGAGACCTTGTGGAATCCATTGATAAAGGAGACTTCCCAAAATGGAACATGAAGATTCAGGTAATGACACCTGAACAAGCTAAAAAGGTTGATTTTAATCCTTTTGACTTGACCAAGGTGTGGCCACATTCGGAATTTCCTTTAATCGATGTAGGTGTATTGGAGTTAAATCAAAACCCGGATAATTATTTTCAAGATGTAGAGCAATCAGCTTTTGCTCCTGCCCATCTGGTAGACGGTCTAGGTTACAGCCCGGATAAGATGCTTCAAGGAAGATTACTATCTTACCCTGACGCCCACAGGTACAGATTAGGAGGTAATTATGAACAAATTCCTGTGAATAGATGTCCGTATGCCGTAAACAATTACCAAAGAGATGGTGTGATGAGTGTGAATGGCAACGGTGGAAGGAAGCCCAATTACTGGCCAAATAGTTTTGATGAGGTTGAGGTGGACAAAACTTATCAGGAACCTTCAGAACAACTTGAGGAAAATATTGCTGATTGGTACGATAGAAATAGTAAATTAGGAGGTAACGATCATTATTCCCAGCCTAGGGCTTTGTTTAGAGATGTTATGAGTAAAGAAGAGCAAGACAATACCATAAAAAATACAATAGGGGCAATGAGTGGTGTTTCAGGGCCGAAAAGAGATCTAATTATAAACCGACAGCTTTGTCACTGGTTCAGAATGGATGAAGAATTTGGAGCAAGGGTAGCCAAAGGCTTAGGTGTAGATTTAAATGCTGTAATGAGTGCATCTTCAGGCTCACATTAA